TCACAGACTTGGGTGAGAAGTTGCTTTCTCTTATGAGGACTGATTGATTTATGAAAGCTATAATACTCGCAGCGGGCAGCGGCCTCAGGATGTCTCCCTACACTCATGACAAGCCCAAGTGTCTTCTTGATATCGGAAACATCTCCATACTTGAACACCAGATAAACCTTATAAGAGACTGCGGCATAAACGAAGTCGTGATTGTCGTGGGATTCCGTTTCGAAAGAGTGGAAGAGTTCCTGAGAAGCTACGACGGCTTGGGAATGAGGATCAACACTCTTTACAATCCCTTTTACCAGTCCACCAATAGTCTTGCGTCTCTGTGGATAGCACGGAGTGAGCTTGATGAAGATATTGTAGTTATGAATGGGGATGATGTATACGAGATAGGCGTTCTGGATAAGGCGCTTGCGGTCAGGGATGAGAAGATATGTCTTCCTATAAAAAAGAGGTCCCGTTATGAGAAGGAGGATATGAAGGTCGTTGTAGAGGACGGCAGGATTACGAAGATCAGCAAGGAGATACCAAGCACAGAAGCCTCAGCCGAGTCGGTCGGAATAAGGGTATTCAGGGATACGGGGGTGGAGCTGCTCAAAAGAGCGATTGAAGAGGAGATGAGAAATCCCGGTGCCGAGGGGAAGTGGTACATTTCCTCAATACAAAGGCTTGTAAGCAAGGGATACAAGATTAAGCCCTTGGATATAGGCGAACTTTACTGGATGGATGTCGACTGTCCTATGGATTTTTTCAGAGCGAGAAAGCAGACTGGCAGGTTCTTGAGAGAGGAATGCCGTGCCCCGAATCTTCTGAGAGTTATTGACTCCTCTGAGTAAGGAATGCCGCCGGAGTGATTTTACGTTTGGGGTTAAGGTGGGTTCTTAGGCGATTAAAATAGGCCTGAACCTGCGCTCTCACCATATTATCGTCCGTTTCCACGCCAGCGAGACTCTCTGTTCTCTTGAACGTGTAGCCAAGCTGCACTTTCCATTTATGGTTACCGCTCAGGTAGTAGTCAAGTCCACGAAGGATGTTTTCAGTTCCGGGTTGGCAGGAGAGGGGAATTTCGCTTCGAAAAACGGGTAGATTTAATGCACATGAAAAAGTACGAAGGACTAAAAGCGCTTTACGTTGGAAGCCATCCGCTTTTCACAGAAGATGCAAGAGCCGTTCACATGATGAAGATGTGCCAAGCGATGGCCAATCTTGGAATTGAGGTTGAATGCGTTTTGCCGGGGCGTGTCAACAAGGAAAAACTTTTTTCGTATTACGGCATCAAGAATCCTTTTCGCGTAACCTCGATTGCGCTTTCGGGTGGGTTTGCCAGGCGGACGCTTCACGGTTTTTTAAGCTCTCTTTACGCTTGCGGAAAAAAAGAAAATTTTGATTTCGTGATCACAAGGGACCTTGTCTTCGCTTGGTTCGCGACCAAGGTTTTCGGGGTTCCGACGGTCTACGACGCTCACCACCCTCCGGTTAACTGGGCAGCCGAAAGAATAATAGGTTCTTTTTCCCGCTCGAAGAACCTGCTCGGGATGTCTTTTAATTCGCGGGGTCTGCACGACATATACTTCTGCCTCGGGATGACTGGGCGAAATCCCATAATGGCCCCGAACGGCTTCGAACGGGAGGCGTTTGAAGGAGAACACGACATTTCCTCGCTTCGGGAGCGCCTCAGTCTTCCGCTCGAGAGAAAAATAGTGTGCTACTGTGGAAACACTTACAGGGGAAGGGGGCTTGAGATTCTGGTGCGCGCTGCGGCGCAGATGCCCGAGGTTGAGTTTCTCATTGTCGGAGGCAGGGAACGAGACAATGCGCTCTGGCGCGAGATGGCGAGGCAGGATGGATCGGCAAATTTCAGAATAGAGGGATTTGTGCGACAACAGGAAGTACCCTCTTACCTTCTTGCCTCAGATATTTTGGTCATGCCCTATTCGTCCAAGGTAACTATAAGGGACGGGACGGAATCCGGGAAGTTTACCTCTCCGCTTAAGCTTTTCGAGTATATGGCCGCCGGAAAACCCATCGTTGCGACCGGGGTTCCGTCGGTTCTTGAGATACTGAGGCCGGGGGAGAACTCGGTTGTTACTCCTCCTGATAACGAGGGGGAGTTTATTCGGGCGCTTGACCTCGTGCTTGCTGATTCAGAGCTTTGCGCGCGGATTTCAGAAGGGGTCCGCTCGGACGCTGCCGGATACACGTGGGAGAAGAGGGTTGAAAAAATAATTGACGGGGCTGGAGTTCCCGTCGGGTAAAATAGTTCTTTGTAACTGCCTACCCTCTGGATTGGGTGTCGCGCCGCCGTAAAGGCCTGTCGACTTCTAAATTGCTTGGTTTTCCGCTTCGCGGAGAAAGTCGTTTTGCGCCGGGAGAAAATCTGCGGGATTTCCATGTGCTACGAAAAAGATCATTTCGAGATGTTCAGAGCCTTCGGCTTCAGTCTGGATGAGTACCTGTATTTCGGTGGCTACCCGGGCTCGGTCAGGTTCATTCAGGATCTGGACCGGTGGCGTGCTCATATACTGCAGGCTATAGTCAGACCCGGTATCGGCCGGGACATTCTCTCCATGACGAGAGTGGACAAGCCGGAACTGCTCAAGCGGCTTTTCGAGCACGGAGCGGATTATTCCAGGCAGATTCTCTCATATACCAAGATGCTGGGTCAGCTTGTCGATGCCGGCAACACGACCACCCTGGCGCGGTATCTTGACCTGCTGTCGGATGTCGGTCTGCTCGCGGGTTTCGGAAAGTATCACAGCAAGCCTCATCTGCGCAGGGGATCAAGTCCCAAACTGAACGTGCTCAACACCGCTTTGATGACGGTCGGCTCCGGGTATTCCTTCAAAGAAGCAATGGCGGACCGTACGTTCAGGGGGCGCATCGCCGAAAGCGCGGTCGGGGCCCATCTGTCAAACACCGCGACACCCGATATCAGCATTCATTACTGGCGGGATGGACCGTTTGAAGTCGACTTTGTTCTCCGCCGCGGGGCCCATATCATTCCCGTTGAGGTTAAAAGCGGCCGCAAGCCCGCGCGCGCCGGGGGGATTGAAGCGTTTGAACGGAAATTCGGCTCCCGCCGCTCGCTTTTTGTCGGAGAAGGAGGAGTGCCGCTCCATGAGTTTCTCGCGGTTCCCGCGGGTCGGTGGTTCGAGGAAAAATGAACAAAATCGTCCCGCGCACATGCACCGAGATACCGCCTCCGGACTTGGG
This genomic window from Candidatus Dadabacteria bacterium contains:
- a CDS encoding glycosyltransferase codes for the protein MKKYEGLKALYVGSHPLFTEDARAVHMMKMCQAMANLGIEVECVLPGRVNKEKLFSYYGIKNPFRVTSIALSGGFARRTLHGFLSSLYACGKKENFDFVITRDLVFAWFATKVFGVPTVYDAHHPPVNWAAERIIGSFSRSKNLLGMSFNSRGLHDIYFCLGMTGRNPIMAPNGFEREAFEGEHDISSLRERLSLPLERKIVCYCGNTYRGRGLEILVRAAAQMPEVEFLIVGGRERDNALWREMARQDGSANFRIEGFVRQQEVPSYLLASDILVMPYSSKVTIRDGTESGKFTSPLKLFEYMAAGKPIVATGVPSVLEILRPGENSVVTPPDNEGEFIRALDLVLADSELCARISEGVRSDAAGYTWEKRVEKIIDGAGVPVG
- a CDS encoding DUF4143 domain-containing protein, which codes for MRREKICGISMCYEKDHFEMFRAFGFSLDEYLYFGGYPGSVRFIQDLDRWRAHILQAIVRPGIGRDILSMTRVDKPELLKRLFEHGADYSRQILSYTKMLGQLVDAGNTTTLARYLDLLSDVGLLAGFGKYHSKPHLRRGSSPKLNVLNTALMTVGSGYSFKEAMADRTFRGRIAESAVGAHLSNTATPDISIHYWRDGPFEVDFVLRRGAHIIPVEVKSGRKPARAGGIEAFERKFGSRRSLFVGEGGVPLHEFLAVPAGRWFEEK
- a CDS encoding phosphocholine cytidylyltransferase family protein, producing MKAIILAAGSGLRMSPYTHDKPKCLLDIGNISILEHQINLIRDCGINEVVIVVGFRFERVEEFLRSYDGLGMRINTLYNPFYQSTNSLASLWIARSELDEDIVVMNGDDVYEIGVLDKALAVRDEKICLPIKKRSRYEKEDMKVVVEDGRITKISKEIPSTEASAESVGIRVFRDTGVELLKRAIEEEMRNPGAEGKWYISSIQRLVSKGYKIKPLDIGELYWMDVDCPMDFFRARKQTGRFLREECRAPNLLRVIDSSE